The Brevibacillus brevis genome contains a region encoding:
- a CDS encoding GNAT family N-acetyltransferase — protein MNKTEVLQLFDKEMRVEITYPPLRREETEHLVRHVSPTPDDSGVVLFSRLYEENAEEVIKQELAYFSSLQQSFEWKLFDYDQPANLLERLKGHGFTVDEEEALLVLEVAQAEELRSLVIPPEIRQITDSAGIDDIMQLKEQLWGSVNAELAARLKRDLAEDPEHLLVYAAYSGDQAVSAAWMYLHENTSFGSLWGGSTLPDFRNKGYYTALVAVRVQAAQERGYPLLMVDASPMSRPILEKKGFEFLAYSYPCFYEYK, from the coding sequence ATGAATAAGACTGAGGTATTGCAGCTTTTTGACAAAGAGATGAGAGTGGAAATCACCTATCCGCCACTTCGACGGGAGGAGACAGAACACCTTGTTCGCCACGTCTCGCCAACCCCGGATGATTCAGGAGTGGTCTTGTTTTCCAGGCTGTATGAAGAAAATGCAGAGGAAGTGATCAAGCAGGAACTTGCCTATTTCTCAAGTCTTCAGCAGTCCTTTGAGTGGAAGCTGTTTGATTATGATCAACCGGCTAATTTGCTTGAGAGGCTGAAAGGCCATGGTTTTACAGTTGATGAGGAGGAGGCGCTGCTTGTGTTGGAGGTGGCGCAGGCAGAGGAGTTGCGAAGCCTTGTCATTCCGCCAGAGATACGGCAAATCACAGACTCGGCGGGCATTGATGATATCATGCAGCTGAAGGAGCAGCTATGGGGCAGTGTCAATGCGGAGCTTGCTGCGAGATTAAAACGGGATTTGGCGGAAGATCCTGAGCACCTGCTCGTGTACGCTGCGTACAGTGGCGATCAGGCAGTGAGTGCAGCTTGGATGTATTTGCATGAGAATACGTCCTTCGGCAGTCTGTGGGGAGGCTCTACTTTGCCTGACTTCCGAAATAAAGGCTATTATACGGCCCTCGTGGCAGTACGGGTACAAGCAGCACAGGAACGCGGGTATCCGCTGTTGATGGTGGATGCAAGTCCGATGAGTCGACCGATTTTGGAGAAAAAAGGCTTTGAATTTCTCGCCTATTCTTATCCTTGTTTTTATGAGTATAAATAG
- a CDS encoding DoxX family protein yields MNTFMIILSLILALMFSISVLMKFLRAKSMLQHWKEYGYPLWFMDVIASLELVGVIGVISSFWIPGVLTLACILFAILMLGAIHAHLFRAKHKPVMAINAVFMLICSLLLLWI; encoded by the coding sequence TTGAACACATTCATGATAATTCTTTCACTGATTTTGGCTTTGATGTTTTCTATCTCGGTGTTAATGAAGTTTTTACGTGCAAAATCTATGCTCCAGCACTGGAAGGAATATGGGTACCCACTTTGGTTTATGGACGTGATTGCTTCACTTGAGCTGGTCGGAGTCATCGGCGTAATTAGCTCCTTTTGGATTCCTGGAGTATTAACACTCGCTTGCATCCTTTTCGCCATCCTCATGCTTGGTGCTATCCATGCCCATCTTTTTCGGGCAAAACATAAGCCCGTCATGGCGATAAATGCGGTATTTATGCTTATTTGTTCGTTGCTTCTTCTTTGGATTTAA
- a CDS encoding AEC family transporter: MIFVEVILPVLLIFLSGYILQRIFKMDLKPISSLAIYILSTALVFRTFYKTELDLQLFYIVVISLLLLAALVVITQLTARLFKYDKQQESALMLATAFMNSGNYGTPIILFAFGEAGFTYAVQIMVFHSIMMGVFGVYFASRGGNGMGTAIKAIFKQPSNYAVVLAILLQQLQIVIPQSYYQAIDLVAQAAIPVVMLILGMQLANVSTKALEWQGLSAASVIRLVASPLLAYFICLLFPIDPLLQKVLVVLAAMPSAATTAIYAIQFNMRPQFVSSSVLVTTVISIGTLTFLLNILH, from the coding sequence ATGATATTTGTGGAAGTCATCCTGCCTGTCCTGCTCATTTTTCTTAGCGGCTATATTTTGCAGCGCATTTTCAAAATGGATTTGAAGCCGATCTCTTCTTTGGCGATTTACATCTTGTCGACGGCGCTCGTCTTTCGTACCTTTTACAAAACAGAGCTCGACTTGCAATTATTTTATATCGTCGTGATTTCGCTGCTCTTGCTGGCTGCTCTCGTTGTGATCACGCAGTTGACGGCACGATTGTTCAAATACGACAAGCAACAGGAAAGCGCGCTGATGCTCGCGACCGCCTTCATGAACAGTGGCAACTACGGGACGCCGATTATTTTGTTCGCCTTCGGAGAGGCTGGCTTTACGTATGCGGTGCAAATCATGGTTTTCCACTCGATCATGATGGGCGTATTCGGTGTGTATTTTGCCTCCAGAGGCGGGAATGGAATGGGGACGGCTATCAAGGCGATCTTCAAGCAGCCGTCCAATTACGCTGTGGTTCTCGCGATTTTGCTGCAACAACTGCAAATCGTCATCCCGCAAAGCTACTACCAAGCGATTGATCTCGTTGCACAGGCGGCGATTCCAGTTGTGATGCTCATTTTGGGCATGCAGCTCGCCAATGTATCTACGAAAGCGCTAGAGTGGCAGGGACTCAGTGCTGCGAGTGTCATTCGGCTGGTGGCGTCACCACTTTTGGCGTACTTCATCTGTCTGTTATTCCCGATTGATCCGCTGCTGCAAAAGGTGCTGGTCGTTCTGGCAGCCATGCCTTCTGCCGCAACCACTGCGATTTATGCGATCCAATTCAATATGCGACCACAATTCGTCTCTAGCAGCGTGTTGGTTACGACGGTTATCAGTATAGGTACATTAACGTTTTTGCTGAACATTCTGCACTAG
- a CDS encoding Crp/Fnr family transcriptional regulator yields MIEKEKFLSRINLFQTLSEAELAQLEPATPMEVVKKGTMISSPHLEQKRLFLIKAGKVRLYKLSADGKELTIDLLGTGHVFGEIGSFTISSTNMYAEAWEDSLICSIDKGQFEELMLEKPRLALHFIEIVSNRLQEVEEMMELMAYGSVRQRLVYLLGRLCEKYGEERKADAPEWVELAVNLTHQELATMMGCIRETVTEALHELTVEGIVKKAGLRKPLWVHRERLREALAKV; encoded by the coding sequence GTGATCGAAAAGGAGAAGTTTTTATCTCGCATCAATTTGTTTCAGACGTTAAGTGAAGCGGAGCTAGCCCAATTGGAACCGGCGACCCCTATGGAAGTAGTCAAAAAAGGAACGATGATTTCCTCCCCTCACCTGGAGCAGAAAAGGTTGTTTTTGATCAAGGCTGGGAAGGTTCGCTTATACAAGCTTTCGGCTGACGGCAAAGAGCTAACGATTGATTTGCTCGGCACAGGCCATGTGTTTGGCGAGATCGGCTCGTTTACGATTAGTTCAACCAATATGTACGCCGAAGCGTGGGAAGATTCGCTGATTTGTTCGATTGATAAAGGACAATTTGAAGAGCTGATGCTAGAGAAGCCGAGGCTTGCCTTGCATTTTATCGAGATTGTCTCGAATCGTTTGCAAGAGGTAGAAGAAATGATGGAGCTCATGGCGTATGGAAGTGTGCGACAGCGTCTCGTATATTTGCTCGGCAGGCTGTGCGAGAAATATGGAGAAGAGCGCAAGGCTGACGCACCAGAATGGGTCGAGCTGGCAGTGAACCTTACGCATCAGGAGCTGGCGACAATGATGGGGTGTATTCGTGAAACCGTAACAGAGGCGCTCCATGAGCTAACTGTAGAAGGCATCGTGAAGAAGGCTGGACTGCGTAAGCCGTTATGGGTGCATCGGGAACGATTGAGAGAAGCATTGGCGAAAGTGTAG
- a CDS encoding PfkB family carbohydrate kinase, protein MVDVVACGELLIDFTPVQQKEKPGSVAFKQNPGGAPANVLAALSRFGKRTSFIGAVGNDVFGRFLQQTLIRQNIGTEGLVLTEEAPTTLAFVHLDETGDRSFHFYRNPGADIMLREQDVNEALIAQAAIFHFGTLSLTHEPARSATWKAVEYAKKHQRLLSFDPNIRASLWGNLEEAKAMALKGVAQADIVKLSEEELAFLMGSEDVVEATAWMLAQYDLQAVFVTLGEKGCFYRTRNRFGTVGGFQVTAIDTTGAGDAFVGALLYQLLEAGESMLDIPQAALEDMVRFANAAGALTTTRTGAIPALPTLSEVKSFMEAAR, encoded by the coding sequence ATGGTAGATGTGGTTGCATGTGGCGAGTTATTAATTGATTTTACACCTGTACAGCAGAAGGAAAAGCCGGGCAGCGTTGCATTTAAGCAAAACCCTGGAGGAGCGCCTGCCAATGTACTTGCCGCCCTGTCGCGCTTTGGGAAGCGGACTTCCTTTATCGGTGCGGTGGGAAACGATGTGTTCGGGCGTTTTTTGCAACAGACCTTGATCCGACAGAATATTGGCACAGAAGGGCTCGTACTCACGGAGGAAGCGCCTACGACATTGGCTTTTGTCCATCTCGATGAGACAGGCGATCGTTCTTTTCACTTTTACCGCAATCCGGGTGCAGACATTATGCTGCGGGAGCAAGACGTGAACGAGGCGTTGATTGCACAGGCTGCCATTTTTCATTTCGGTACGTTGTCCTTGACGCATGAGCCAGCCAGATCAGCAACCTGGAAAGCCGTCGAGTACGCGAAAAAGCATCAGCGGCTCCTTTCATTTGACCCGAATATTCGAGCGTCCTTATGGGGGAATCTGGAGGAAGCGAAGGCTATGGCCCTCAAAGGAGTGGCGCAGGCTGATATTGTCAAGCTGTCCGAGGAAGAGCTGGCTTTTCTCATGGGGAGCGAGGATGTCGTGGAAGCGACAGCGTGGATGCTTGCGCAATATGATCTGCAGGCTGTTTTTGTCACGCTGGGGGAAAAGGGGTGTTTTTACCGCACACGAAATCGATTCGGTACAGTCGGTGGCTTTCAAGTAACCGCGATCGACACGACTGGAGCGGGAGACGCGTTTGTGGGCGCACTGCTCTATCAGCTTCTTGAGGCGGGGGAAAGTATGCTGGATATCCCACAAGCCGCATTAGAGGACATGGTGCGCTTTGCCAATGCGGCAGGTGCGCTAACAACAACACGGACGGGCGCCATTCCCGCCCTGCCGACGCTGTCTGAGGTCAAAAGCTTCATGGAAGCAGCACGGTAG
- the cuyA gene encoding D-cysteate sulfo-lyase, with product MNHIRYQRKIYTHGPTPIERLERLSKELGGPSISIKRDDMLGLTAGGNKTRKLEYLVAEAIQQGADTLITCGAVQSNHCRLTLAAAVREGLHCQLVLSAPETGGYQPQASGNHLLFHLLGAEKIEVIPAEADLLAAMEELAESLRKQGRKPYLIPVGGSNEVGSLGYMACAEEIEQQAWETTTPYDYVVTATGSGGTQAGLLAGFMARQSNTKVIGINVSRDRAAQEAKVMGLLRSTASLIGLQGDIQAEAVLCDDRFVGPGYAIPTDGMIEAVQLVARTEGILLDPVYTGKAMAGLIGLIREGYFKKSDHVLFLHTGGAPALYTVPQLFLP from the coding sequence ATGAACCATATCCGTTACCAGCGAAAAATTTATACACACGGACCTACACCAATCGAAAGGCTGGAGCGACTGTCCAAGGAGTTGGGAGGACCGAGCATTTCTATCAAGCGAGACGACATGCTTGGCTTGACAGCAGGGGGAAACAAGACACGAAAGCTGGAGTATTTGGTAGCGGAGGCAATCCAGCAAGGGGCAGACACGTTGATTACATGTGGAGCTGTCCAATCCAATCACTGCCGGTTGACTCTGGCGGCGGCAGTCCGCGAAGGTCTGCACTGCCAGCTCGTGCTGTCCGCGCCTGAGACGGGCGGCTACCAACCGCAAGCGAGCGGCAATCATCTGTTGTTTCACTTGCTCGGAGCAGAAAAAATCGAGGTCATTCCCGCAGAGGCAGATTTGCTTGCAGCGATGGAAGAACTCGCTGAAAGTCTGCGAAAACAAGGCAGAAAACCATATCTGATCCCTGTAGGAGGCTCTAACGAAGTCGGGTCATTGGGATACATGGCTTGCGCGGAGGAAATCGAGCAGCAGGCATGGGAAACAACGACTCCTTACGATTATGTCGTAACGGCAACGGGAAGCGGCGGTACCCAAGCAGGCTTACTTGCGGGATTTATGGCGCGTCAGTCTAACACAAAAGTAATCGGGATCAATGTCAGTCGAGATCGGGCTGCACAAGAAGCCAAGGTGATGGGATTGCTTCGCAGTACAGCTTCACTGATTGGTTTGCAAGGGGACATACAAGCAGAAGCCGTGCTTTGCGACGACAGATTTGTCGGGCCAGGCTATGCGATTCCGACGGATGGCATGATCGAAGCTGTTCAGCTGGTCGCTCGAACCGAGGGAATTTTGCTAGATCCAGTCTATACCGGAAAGGCGATGGCGGGGTTGATCGGCTTAATTCGCGAAGGGTATTTTAAGAAGAGTGATCACGTATTGTTCCTGCATACGGGTGGTGCCCCAGCGCTGTATACCGTTCCGCAGCTGTTTTTGCCATAA
- a CDS encoding helix-turn-helix transcriptional regulator yields the protein MDQASVHSIYDSYINALPSTKSDRIVSEANRYTLTNSDGYLRRVIPRPGLELVESSYSLQENRVMNLQSQAAMVELSFCLEGSGEFVVSGSQHEFLPGSCSLQLMNDFHAHFMYRADVPHRSVGIGISVEQFNDWVAESDVGAAYSFQGLLGNQAYRLFRMPLQPNMARMLQQLNDFSSSHLKLRRLHTEGKILEIVSSALDTFLFEREENRPRTQLSRSDREKIHNARDILLENMESPPSLIELARMAQLNEYKLKIGFKEEFGTSVFAYLRERRLEKALGLLREGNLNVSEVALIVGFSNFSHFSEAFRKQYGLNPSEVKRGRFC from the coding sequence ATGGATCAAGCATCTGTACATTCCATATACGATAGCTATATCAATGCATTGCCCTCTACAAAAAGTGATCGCATTGTGTCCGAAGCGAATCGGTATACACTGACGAATAGTGATGGCTACCTTCGGAGAGTGATTCCTCGACCGGGATTGGAGCTGGTCGAATCCAGCTATTCCCTTCAGGAAAACCGCGTCATGAATTTACAGTCGCAGGCAGCCATGGTTGAGCTCAGCTTTTGTTTGGAGGGGAGCGGGGAGTTCGTCGTTTCGGGAAGTCAGCACGAGTTTTTGCCTGGGAGCTGCTCCCTTCAATTGATGAACGACTTTCATGCGCATTTTATGTACCGGGCGGATGTTCCTCATCGATCTGTCGGGATCGGTATTTCCGTGGAGCAATTTAATGATTGGGTGGCTGAGAGCGATGTGGGAGCAGCGTATTCATTTCAAGGGCTGCTTGGCAATCAAGCCTATCGTCTGTTTCGGATGCCGTTGCAACCGAATATGGCTCGGATGCTCCAGCAGTTGAACGATTTTTCATCCTCTCATCTGAAGCTGCGTAGATTGCATACGGAAGGCAAGATTCTGGAGATTGTGTCGTCGGCGCTGGATACGTTTTTGTTCGAGCGGGAAGAGAATCGACCAAGGACACAGTTATCTCGGAGTGATCGGGAAAAGATTCACAACGCCCGTGACATTCTACTCGAAAATATGGAGTCTCCGCCTTCTCTGATCGAACTGGCGCGTATGGCACAGCTCAATGAATACAAGCTGAAGATCGGCTTCAAAGAAGAGTTCGGGACGAGTGTATTTGCCTATTTGCGGGAAAGGCGTTTGGAAAAAGCGCTTGGATTGCTGCGGGAGGGCAATCTGAATGTCAGTGAGGTTGCACTCATCGTGGGATTCTCCAACTTCAGTCATTTCTCCGAGGCGTTTCGCAAGCAGTATGGACTCAATCCTTCCGAAGTGAAGCGGGGAAGATTTTGTTAG
- a CDS encoding DUF2277 domain-containing protein — MCRNIKTLFNFDPPATEDEIQAAALQFVRKLSGFNTPSKANEEAFHRAVQEVSVVAKNLLDSLVTNAEPRNREVEIERARARNAKRFGTTEQ; from the coding sequence ATGTGCCGAAACATCAAAACCTTGTTCAACTTCGACCCACCCGCGACAGAAGATGAGATTCAAGCAGCAGCCCTGCAATTCGTGCGAAAGCTCTCGGGCTTCAACACGCCTTCGAAGGCCAATGAAGAGGCTTTTCACCGCGCGGTCCAAGAGGTCTCCGTTGTTGCGAAAAATCTCTTGGATTCGCTGGTGACGAATGCAGAGCCACGCAATCGAGAAGTCGAAATCGAGCGTGCTCGCGCGAGAAATGCCAAACGGTTTGGCACGACAGAGCAGTGA
- a CDS encoding DinB family protein, giving the protein MNFNLDEAIEVLERTPQALEYLLTGLSDGWLLHNEDDGTWHATEVIEHLIEAEKTNWLPRLVIILQEGESKPFPPFDRYAHLQETSVRSFEQKLQEFKTLRVQNIAKLRTLVEPEKHLELTGLHPAFGVVKVRELLSTWVVHDLTHTAQIVRVLAKRYTADVGPWREYLGILNK; this is encoded by the coding sequence ATGAATTTTAATCTGGATGAAGCGATTGAGGTTCTTGAGCGTACGCCACAAGCATTGGAATATTTGTTAACGGGCTTATCGGATGGGTGGTTGCTGCACAACGAAGACGACGGCACCTGGCATGCCACCGAAGTGATTGAACACCTGATCGAGGCTGAGAAAACGAATTGGCTCCCACGTCTGGTGATCATTCTTCAAGAGGGAGAGAGTAAACCGTTTCCTCCATTTGATCGGTACGCTCACTTACAGGAAACCTCGGTTAGATCGTTCGAGCAAAAGCTGCAGGAATTCAAAACGCTCCGTGTACAAAACATAGCCAAGCTGCGAACGCTCGTGGAACCGGAAAAGCATCTGGAATTAACCGGACTCCATCCCGCTTTTGGGGTCGTAAAAGTACGGGAGTTGCTCTCTACGTGGGTCGTTCATGATTTAACGCATACGGCGCAGATCGTACGGGTCTTGGCCAAGCGGTACACGGCGGATGTTGGACCTTGGCGGGAATATTTAGGTATCCTGAACAAATAA
- a CDS encoding FHA domain-containing protein: MLDDGIYVLIKKGDPEQLQKRQFLHKEECTIGRRGNQLQPDIAFSSPYISRRHAVIRKINNQYTISDLQSKHGTEVNGMPIQQAPHFLYHGDHITLAKGVVEMIFFAEGSEMDVTREFSFPLTNPKETTSTSGLVINLERREIRLDGARIHLTGKDMDLLMLLYQRTNQAVSYEEIMVLVWPERLLNTESSVPDVGRAEINALVYRLRKRLGRYGENVTTIPRFGYMWEE; encoded by the coding sequence ATGTTGGACGACGGCATATATGTATTGATCAAAAAAGGAGACCCCGAGCAGCTTCAAAAGCGTCAGTTTCTACATAAGGAAGAGTGTACAATTGGAAGACGGGGCAATCAATTACAACCAGACATTGCTTTTTCCAGTCCGTATATATCCAGAAGGCATGCAGTGATACGGAAAATCAATAACCAATATACGATTTCTGATTTGCAAAGCAAGCATGGGACAGAAGTAAACGGAATGCCGATACAGCAAGCACCGCATTTTCTTTATCACGGTGATCATATTACGCTGGCAAAAGGCGTGGTTGAGATGATATTTTTCGCAGAGGGCAGCGAGATGGATGTGACGAGGGAGTTCTCATTCCCTTTGACGAATCCAAAAGAAACCACCTCCACTTCCGGCTTGGTCATCAATCTGGAACGCAGAGAAATACGTCTCGATGGCGCGAGAATCCATTTGACCGGAAAAGATATGGACTTGCTCATGCTTTTGTACCAACGTACGAATCAGGCGGTCAGCTATGAGGAAATCATGGTACTCGTCTGGCCGGAGCGGTTGCTGAATACGGAGAGCAGCGTCCCGGATGTTGGCCGAGCGGAGATCAACGCGCTCGTTTATCGCTTGCGTAAGCGGCTGGGCAGATATGGCGAGAACGTCACCACGATTCCGCGCTTTGGTTACATGTGGGAAGAATAG
- a CDS encoding cation diffusion facilitator family transporter produces the protein MKKGDYHHLDHVKEQQTSKKTLWITLLLTLFFTIVEVVGGLMSNSLALLSDSAHMISDVFALGLSMTAIYMATRKPNKKYTFGFLRFEIIASFLNGLALAVISIGIVIEGIKRMINPQDVDLQLMLTIASIGLVVNVVLTIVLSRSMKEEDNLNVKSALWHFIGDLLSSVGVITSAILIYMTGYYLFDPLISMVIGGIIFTGGAKIIRESLLVLMESVPEQFDLEQIRQDLSEVEGVEDVHELHLWAVSTEHYSLTAHVFVREGIQPYCVILAINHILQTKYGIDHSTIQIEHPTILDHGEYGKQFLLKQA, from the coding sequence ATGAAAAAGGGTGATTATCATCATCTTGATCATGTGAAAGAACAGCAAACATCGAAGAAAACACTGTGGATTACGCTCCTATTGACATTGTTTTTTACGATCGTGGAGGTTGTGGGAGGCTTGATGTCCAATTCACTTGCGCTCCTGTCCGATTCCGCCCATATGATTTCTGACGTCTTTGCTTTAGGGTTGAGTATGACCGCTATTTATATGGCGACACGCAAGCCGAATAAGAAGTACACATTCGGATTTCTCCGTTTTGAAATTATTGCTTCGTTCTTGAATGGCTTGGCTCTTGCCGTGATTTCGATCGGGATTGTCATTGAAGGGATCAAACGGATGATCAATCCGCAAGACGTTGATTTGCAGTTGATGCTGACCATTGCATCCATCGGTTTGGTTGTAAACGTCGTGCTGACTATTGTACTTTCCCGCAGCATGAAGGAAGAAGACAACCTCAATGTAAAAAGCGCGTTATGGCATTTTATTGGAGATTTGCTCAGTTCAGTCGGTGTAATTACGTCGGCGATTCTCATTTACATGACAGGCTACTATTTGTTCGACCCGTTGATCAGCATGGTGATTGGGGGAATTATTTTTACAGGTGGCGCCAAAATCATTCGTGAGTCGCTGCTCGTATTGATGGAATCTGTTCCAGAGCAGTTTGATCTCGAGCAAATCCGTCAGGACCTCAGTGAAGTAGAGGGCGTGGAGGATGTTCATGAGCTGCACCTGTGGGCGGTATCCACGGAGCATTACTCCCTGACAGCGCATGTGTTCGTTCGGGAAGGCATCCAGCCGTATTGTGTCATTCTGGCGATTAACCACATTCTGCAAACGAAGTACGGAATTGACCATTCGACGATTCAGATCGAGCATCCGACGATTCTGGATCATGGGGAATATGGCAAGCAGTTTTTGCTTAAGCAAGCATAA
- a CDS encoding cupin domain-containing protein, with product MEKVNIAQHLSRLQDSWGSLVVGEMNDTSIKLEKLQGEYPWQQNDQKDELLFVVKGRVLMMYHERNIWVEAGEFIIVPKGVSYKLFIPNGDCHLLAIEPKQFAALKRCS from the coding sequence ATGGAAAAGGTAAACATCGCACAACATTTATCACGCTTGCAAGATTCCTGGGGCTCTCTGGTTGTCGGAGAGATGAATGATACGTCTATTAAGCTAGAGAAGCTGCAAGGTGAGTATCCTTGGCAACAAAATGACCAGAAAGATGAACTGCTGTTTGTCGTCAAAGGAAGAGTGTTGATGATGTACCACGAGCGTAATATATGGGTGGAAGCCGGAGAGTTTATCATTGTGCCAAAGGGAGTTTCCTACAAATTGTTTATCCCGAATGGAGATTGTCATCTACTGGCGATTGAACCGAAACAATTCGCTGCTCTCAAGCGCTGCTCCTAA
- a CDS encoding IS3 family transposase (programmed frameshift), translating to MLTRVSYPVEIKMQAIQMRLAGVPVKEVMEKLGIRNVTQLKVWMKWYREGELHRLEQPVGKQYSFGKGPEFTSELEKVKAENRFLKQQLDVPKKVHGIGKEVTPRIMVTWMESIKGEVNITQACAWLGIARSTYYRWRSVFKTKQKDPIVEKIRQLCSLHKFRYGYRKITALLRIEQQINHKRVQRIMQVEQLQCRVRIKKRKPTGQPSQSAEHLLQRQFHAEAPMQKLVTDITYLPFGGKMLYLSSILDLYNGEIVAYTIADKQDTSFVLDTLNQLPNRPGMMLHSDQGSVYTSQAYQEAVKGKGIIMSMSRKGMPADNAPIESFHSTLKSETFYLEGLTSTTTAIVVQTIRDYITYYNSIRIQTKLNNQSPVEFRRLAA from the exons TTGTTAACTAGAGTGAGTTACCCCGTGGAAATCAAGATGCAGGCGATTCAAATGAGATTGGCAGGTGTTCCAGTGAAGGAGGTTATGGAGAAACTCGGAATCCGCAATGTGACTCAGCTAAAAGTCTGGATGAAGTGGTATCGAGAGGGTGAGCTTCATCGACTAGAACAACCTGTTGGCAAACAATACAGCTTTGGCAAAGGTCCTGAGTTCACTTCAGAGCTTGAGAAAGTGAAAGCAGAAAATCGTTTTTTGAAACAACAACTGGATGTGC CTAAAAAAGTACACGGAATTGGAAAGGAGGTGACACCTAGAATCATGGTCACATGGATGGAATCCATCAAAGGAGAAGTGAATATTACCCAAGCTTGCGCTTGGTTGGGTATTGCGCGATCCACCTATTATCGGTGGAGGTCAGTGTTTAAAACGAAACAGAAGGACCCTATAGTCGAGAAGATTCGACAGCTATGTTCCCTACATAAATTTCGTTATGGCTATCGAAAGATCACCGCACTCCTTCGGATTGAACAACAAATTAATCACAAGCGTGTGCAACGGATTATGCAAGTAGAACAACTGCAATGTCGAGTCCGCATCAAGAAACGTAAACCAACGGGGCAACCTTCACAATCCGCTGAACATCTGCTACAACGTCAATTTCATGCTGAAGCTCCGATGCAAAAGCTAGTGACAGATATTACGTATTTGCCGTTTGGTGGGAAAATGTTGTACTTATCAAGTATTTTAGATTTGTACAATGGGGAGATTGTGGCTTACACCATAGCAGATAAACAAGACACTTCGTTTGTCTTAGATACGTTAAATCAACTTCCTAATCGACCAGGAATGATGTTGCATAGTGATCAAGGCAGTGTGTACACGTCTCAAGCTTACCAAGAGGCAGTAAAAGGAAAAGGCATTATCATGAGCATGTCCCGCAAGGGAATGCCCGCTGATAACGCCCCCATCGAATCGTTTCATTCCACACTAAAGTCTGAAACGTTCTATCTCGAAGGCCTTACGAGTACAACGACGGCAATCGTTGTACAAACCATTCGAGATTATATTACCTACTATAACTCAATTCGTATTCAAACGAAACTAAACAACCAGTCGCCGGTTGAATTCCGACGACTGGCTGCTTAA